GGAGCGTGCTTTGCCCGGGAAGTTGCCGGTGGTTTGTATCCCGCCCGTCAATTCACCCTCCGGGTTCTCAAATCCCGAGACATCATCTGCCTGCCAGCAGTGAATGGAGATGGAGAGCTGGTCTAACTTTGCAATGGCTTGATCAATGTCAACACCCAATGCAGCATATTGTGCTTTTGCATCCTCATAAGCTCTTTGTAACTGTTCTTCTTTCATGCGATTTTAGTTTAGTTGTATGTTTTATAGTTGTTTAGAGATTTTTAGTTGTACAGACAATTCAAGGTGAGCAATATTGTTTGCTCTTGGCCATCTATCCATCACTCATCGAGGTATACACTGAGATATTGCTCGTATTGCTGATTCCATTCATCTCTGTTAACTGGTTCAAAAGTCTCCAGCTCACTGGAATTTCTAACGATGCGACGTATTTCATTTTTGCTTTGTACCGCTCCAGCAGCTTTTGCTTGAAGTAGAATGTTACCCATAGCTGTGGCTTCGGAAGGACCGGCAACAACCGGTATGCCTATGGCATTGGCGGTGAATGCGTTTAACATTTGGTTCTTTGATCCTCCGCCAATGATGTGAAGGGTTTCGATGGGAAAGGAAGCCAGCCTTTGTAGGTTTCCCAGCACCTGTCTGTAGCGCAAGGCCAGGCTTTCATAAATTGATCGGGCAATCTCTCCCACGGTGACCGGTACGTACTGGTTCGTGTTACGGCAGTACTCCTGGATAGCCTCGATCATAGATGTGGGATTGGCAAAACAGGAGGCATCTGGATTGATGAAACATTGAAATGGTTTGCTTTGTTGTGCTGCCGCCACTATCTCTTCGTAGGTGTGTGGATGATCCTGATCCCATTCTTTTTTGCAACGCTCAATGAGCCACATGCCGCAAATATTTTTCAGGAGACGTATGGTCCCGTCGGCACCTCCCTCGTTGGTGAAGTTTAGCGAATAGGTCTCTTCGTTGATCACTGGTTGCTCAGACTCAATACCCATCAGTGACCAGGTTCCTGAACTCAGATAGGCAAAATTCTCATTGATAGACGGAACCGACAATACAGCAGAAGCAGTGTCGTGTCCGGCCACTGCTACTACCGAGAGCTCCTTCATTCCGGTGAGGTGTTGTACTGTTTCACTGATGTTCCCAATCTCTTCTCCGGAAAAAACTACTGGTGCAAAATGATTGGTTGTGAGTCCAATCACCTCCAGTAGGGTTGGGTCCATTTCCCTGGTATAGGGATTGATTATCTGGGAAGTGGATGCGATGGTGTATTCTGTAACCATCTTGCCGGTCAACATATAGGAGAGAGCATCTGGCATGAAGAGTATCTTGTCGATGATGCTGTTGATTCCGTTCTTTTCATCCTGTTGGGTATCCAGTTGGAAAATCGTATTGAAATCCATGATCTGGATGCCTGTCCTTTGGTAGAGCTCCTTTTTTGAGATTTTGTCAAAGAAACGTTCAGCTGCTCCGATCGTACGTTTGTCTCTGTAACTGTAAGGCATCCGCAGGGGCTCTCCATCCTTGGTGAAACAGACATAATCTACACCCCAGGTGTCAATCCCGACGGAGGTGACTGTTTGTGTGAGTTGTCTGATCTCTTTAAGGGATTCGATCACTTGCTGGTAAAGAAAAAAAAGATCCCAATACTGATGGTTGTTCACTTCAATAATTGGATTCGGAAACCTCCTTATCTCTTTCATGGACAACTGATCGTTATGGACGGTTCCGAGAATTGCTCTACCACTGCTTGCTCCCAGGTCGATTGCTAAAAATGAGTTAAACTTTCTTTCACTCATGATGAGGTTAAATAATAGGTTTTTGAAAGATTGTTTGCAAATCTACGGCTTATAAAAGTGAACACAATGAAAAAAATGATTTAAAAACTGTAGTTTTTGATATTATTACTCCTTGTTTTGTCCCGATCTTCTGATTTGTGATCCTCAGGGTTAATTATGTCAAAAAACATAGCTAAAAAATCAATTATTACAACTGCTATACTCACTATTTGAATACATTTGTGGGCAAATAATGGGATTGACGCTGGGGTATCCTGACAGTTTATGCTGTCACTTTTTTTGATATCTTTGTAACAAATCCTATCTGTTCAACTTTTTGAGAAACGCTTAAATCATAGATATAAAATGGCAGAGGTAGTAATAATGCCCAAGCAGGGGCAATCGGTAGAGAGTTGTATCATCACCGAATTAAAGAAGAAAAAAGGTGATTCCGTTAAAAAAGGAGATGTGCTCTTTACTTATGAAACAGATAAAGCTTCCTTTGAGGAGGTG
This genomic window from Dysgonomonadaceae bacterium zrk40 contains:
- the rhaB gene encoding rhamnulokinase, translated to MSERKFNSFLAIDLGASSGRAILGTVHNDQLSMKEIRRFPNPIIEVNNHQYWDLFFLYQQVIESLKEIRQLTQTVTSVGIDTWGVDYVCFTKDGEPLRMPYSYRDKRTIGAAERFFDKISKKELYQRTGIQIMDFNTIFQLDTQQDEKNGINSIIDKILFMPDALSYMLTGKMVTEYTIASTSQIINPYTREMDPTLLEVIGLTTNHFAPVVFSGEEIGNISETVQHLTGMKELSVVAVAGHDTASAVLSVPSINENFAYLSSGTWSLMGIESEQPVINEETYSLNFTNEGGADGTIRLLKNICGMWLIERCKKEWDQDHPHTYEEIVAAAQQSKPFQCFINPDASCFANPTSMIEAIQEYCRNTNQYVPVTVGEIARSIYESLALRYRQVLGNLQRLASFPIETLHIIGGGSKNQMLNAFTANAIGIPVVAGPSEATAMGNILLQAKAAGAVQSKNEIRRIVRNSSELETFEPVNRDEWNQQYEQYLSVYLDE